DNA sequence from the Phaeobacter sp. G2 genome:
AAGCTAAATGCGCGGACAAATGATGGCGATGCCCCTCACAATACACTCACTCATTGATCACGGCGCTCGCTATCATGGCAACACCGAGATTGTGTCGGTGGAAACAGATGGCACAAAGACAAAGACGAACTGGAAAGGGATTTCGGATAGAGCCCGTCAGCTCGGCTCCGCGCTGACAAAGCTGGGGCTCTTCCAAGGGGATCGCGTGGCGACGATCGCGTGGAACAACGCGCGGCATCTGGAATGCTACTTCGGCATTTCCTGCGGTGGAATGGTGTGCCACACGATCAATCCACGCCTCTTCCCCGAACAGCTTGTCTATATCATCAACCACGCGGAAGACCGGGTCATCTTTTTTGACAAGACGTTCCTGCCGATCATCGAAGGGATCAGGGAAAACCTGACGACGGTCGACACCTTCGTTCTCATGTCCGCGCGTGACGAAAAGGCAGCCAGCAAGATCCCCGGACTTATATTCTACGAGGACTTCCTGGCCACGGGGGACGAAAACGCCGATTGGGTGGATGTCGACGAGAATGACGCCTCCAGCCTTTGCTATACCTCCGGCACCACGGGTAATCCCAAGGGCGTTCTTTATTCGCACCGCTCTACGGTGTTGCATTCCTTGGGCGCGGCCCTTCCCGATACGCTGAATATTTCAGCGCGCGAAGTGATGATGCCGGTGGTTCCGATGTTCCACGTTAATGCCTGGGGCATCCCCTATGCCGCCGCGATGGTCGGCGCAAAACTGGTCCTGCCCGGTCCGGGGCTTGACGGTGACAGCCTCGCACGGCTGATCGACGACGAAGGCGTGACGGTCGCGCTTGGTGTTCCTACAATCTGGCAGGGGCTTCTCGCATCGCTCGACAAACTCGGCTCCAAAGCCGAGACCCTCACACGGACGGTGGTCGGCGGATCGGCCTGCCCGCCTTCGATGATCGCCGAATTCCGCGACAAATATGGCACCGAAGTCGTGCACGCTTGGGGCATGACCGAAACCTCGCCTCTCGGGACCGCGAATGCCTTGCTGGAACGCCATGCGGGCATGACCAAGGAAGAACAGGCCAAAGTGCGCGAAAGCCAGGGCCGCCCGCCCTATGGCGTGGAACTCAAGATCGTCGACGATGAAGGCAGTACACTTCCCGAGGATGGGGCGGCGCAAGGCAATCTTCGCATTCGCGGCCATTGGGTCGTAGACAGCTATTTCGGTGCGGAACCGGGTACGACTTTGGAATCCGATGGATGGTTTGAAACCGGCGATGTGGCCTCGATTGATGCCGATGGGTTCATGACGATTCGAGACCGCTCCAAGGACATCATCAAATCGGGCGGGGAATGGATTTCCACCGTCGAACTTGAAGGAATCGCGGTCGCTCATCCCGGTATTGCAGATGCCGCCGCAATTGCGGCGAAGCATGTAAAATGGGACGAACGGCCGGTCCTTGTCGCTGTCAAGGCACCAGGGGCAAAAGTGTCAGAGAAGGATGTGATTTCCTTCTTCTCCGACAAAGTCGCCAAATGGCAGATCCCGGATGCGGTCGTTTTTGTGGATGAACTTCCACGAAACGCAACTGGCAAAGTGCTGAAGAACAAGCTGCGGGAAGCATATGGAGACGTGCTTCTGGCGTAGCCTGAAAACAGGCAGGCGGATTTGCAGATCGCATGTTCCGCCTCCTTGAGACCGAGCAAAATGCGCGGAAGAACGACTAAAAGGGAGGAATAAATGAAACAATCTAATGTAAAATCCAAGGGGCCTTTTGCCTCGAAGTTTGTGTTAATCACGATGCTTGGTTGCTTTTCGTCGTTCAGCGTCGCAAATGCGGAACCGCTTTACTCCAAAGGCGACTGGCTTTTTGGCCTGAATGCGGCGAAAGTATTCACGAACGAAACGTTGGATTCAATCAGCGCGGGCGGTGCGCCAATACCGGGGTCTGGTATCGATATCTCCGATGACACCACACTGAGTTTCGATGTTTCTTATTTCTTGAATTCATCTTTGGCATTGAATTTTTTTGTGGTTTTCCTGCAACCGCCGATCTTACAGGAACCGGCAGCTTGGGGGGGATGACCGTCGGAGAGACAAAATACGGCCCTGCCATCTTGTCGCTTCAATATCACTTTCCGACTAATTCATCCGTTAGCCCTTATGTTGGTGCCGGTATCGCTCGAATCTTGTTTCTGGAAGAACAAGGGGATGCACTTGCGGACTTCGACTTGAAAGACGCTTGGGCGCCTGCTCTCCAAGTTGGAATGCGCTATCAAATGAGCGATAATTGGTTTGCTAATGCCGATATACGTTACACGCCATTCGAAACAGATATCTCTGGGACACTCGGCGGGGCACCGGTCAGAGGCAAGGTTTCGGTGGACCCAACAATCTTGAATATCGGTGTTGCCTACCGGTTCTAGGGTCTCGTTTCTGACGGAAGTAACCCGGAGCGCGCGTGTCGCGCCTCGGAACATTTACTTCCGAACTTCTTGAAAAATGATTTCTGTACTGGGCAACGGACCAACGCGGTCTTCTTGATGCAGAACGAAGCAACGGTGAAAAAATGAAAGATATCGTAGTATTGGACGGTGCGCGAACAGCCATCGGAACCTTTGGAGGGGCTCTTGCCAACACGTCGCCTATCGAGCTTGGGGAGATCGTGGCGAAGGAGGCGATTGCTCGCTCTGGCATTGATGGCAGGCAAATTGAAAATGTGGTGTTTGGTCATGTTATTAATACTGAGCCGCGTGATATGTATCTTAGCCGCGCGGTCGCAATTGGGTCCGGAGTGCCAGAAGAAGCGCCCGCAATGAACGTAAACCGGCTCTGCGGTTCTGGGCTTCAAGCCATCGTGTCTGCGGCGCAGTCGTTGATTCAGGGAGATGCGGCCATAGCACTTGCCGGTGGCAGCGAAAGCATGAGCCGCTCGCCGTATATCATGCCGGCCATCCGCTGGGGGCAAAAAATGGGCGACACTGGTGCAACCGACATGATGCTCGGCGCACTCAATTGTCCGTTTGGCACAGGGCATATGGGGGTCACGGCGGAAAATGTTGCCTTAGAATATGCAATTACCCGCGAGGCTCAAGACGAGTTTGCACTGCAAAGTCAGGAGCGCGCCCTGAACGCGATCAATAACGGGTATTTCAAATCCCAGATTGTTCCCGTCGAGGTGAAGGGCAAACGCAACATGGTGTCTTTTGATACTGATGAACATCCTAAGGCAAGTACACTGGAATCGCTTGGAAACCTGCGCCCAGCCTTCCAGAAGGATGGTACAGTCACGGCGGGAAATGCTTCGGGCCTAAATGACGGGGCCGCCGCAGTTGTATTAGCGACTGCAGATACTGCAGCCAGAGCGAGATTGAAACCGCGAGCAAGGCTGCTCGGCTATCATATAGCAGGCGTGCGTCCGGACATCATGGGGATTGGGCCAATTCCAGCGGTATCAGGTCTTCTAAAGAGAACAGGACTGACAATTTCAGATTTTGATGTGATCGAGTCGAATGAGGCTTTCGCGGCGCAAGCTCTAGCTGTGAGCAAGACTCTTGGTTTGGACAATAACAAGGTGAATCCCAATGGTGGCGCAATAGCACTTGGACACCCGATCGGGGCATCGGGGGTTATAATCTTTCTAAAGGCGCTCTACGAGCTAGAGCGTACAGGTTTGAAACGGGCTCTGGCAACCATGTGCATTGGTGGTGGGCAGGGCATCGCGGTTGCTCTGGAAGCTATCAGGCCTTCGACGTAAACGTGCCGCTTTTGAACACGCTTGTCGATGGCTACAGGGTTGTTCTGGCCGCGCCGATCACCCAGCTCAGTCAGCTGATGGGATCGAACTTGATCATCGGCCCCGGACTCTCCATGGGCGTGCTTAACGACGGGCTCGCCTACAGCAAATACCGACCCTGTCCGCTATTGGTGAAATACGTCGAAGTCGGCTGGCTCGGACAAAGGACCAAACTCGGATTTTACGATTTTCGCGGCGAGGACACGATTCCCGTTCCAACCCGCTGACCCTTGAAGAAAGGAATAGACCCATGAAGGTGCTCGTTCCCGTCAAACGGGTGATTGATTACAACGTTAAGGTCAAGGTTAAGGCGGACGGCACGGGTGTCGATCTTGCCAATGTGAAGATGTCGATGAACCCGTTCGACGAGATTTCTGTCGAAGAGGCGATCCGTATGAAAGAAGCCGGTGTGGCTTCCGAGGTGGTGATCGTGTCCATAGGTGAAAAGAAAACCACCGACACTATTCGCAACGCTTTGGCCATGGGCGCGGACTTCGGCCTCGTCGCAGATCTGTTTGATGTTGTCCCGGAATTGACTGAGAAACTGTGATAAAAAGGAATTGAGGCAATGACCTATGTTGCGCCAACAGAAGAAATGATGTTCGTCCTTGAAGAACTTTGCGGGCTGGACGAAATTTCGCAACTACCCGGGCTTGAGGAAGCCAGTCCCGACATAGTGGGAGCGATCCTCGAAGAGGCGGGGAAATTTGCAGGCGATGTGCTCGGACCGCTCAACGCTGCGGGCGATCAGGCTGGGCTCGGTTTTGCCATGGGGCAGGTGACGACACCGGAAGGCTGGCGTGTCGCCTATGACACGCTGGTCGAGATGGGTTGGAACGCGCCCACGGCGGCGCCGGATCACGGAGGAATGGGCCTGCCGGAGGTGGTGAACGCCGCCATTATCGAAATGTTCAATGGCGCGAACACGGCGTTTCAGCTCTGTCCGCTTTTGACCCAGGGCGCGATTGAGGCGATCAACGGCTATGCCTCCGATGATCTCAAAACGCTCTACCTGCCGAAACTCGTGACCGGGGAATGGACCGGGACGATGAACTTGACTGAACCGCAGGCCGGGTCTGATCTGGCCGCTATCCGCACGAAAGCGGTGCCGGAGGGGGATCACTACCGGATCAGCGGGCAGAAAATTTTCATTACCTATGGCGAACATGACCTGGAGGAAAACATCATCCATCTCGTGCTCGCGCGCCTGCCAGATGCGCCCGCAGGCGTCAAAGGAATTTCGCTTTTCATTGTGCCGAAATTTATTCCCGATGCCGAGGGCACTCCGGGGTTGCGCAATGACCTGCGTTGTGTGTCGATTGAACATAAACTGGGCATTCACGCCAGTCCGACCTGCACCATGTCTTATGGCGATGAGGGCGGTGCCATCGGCTATCTGGTGGGTGAGCCCAACAAAGGGCTTCAGTACATGTTCACCATGATGAATAACGCGCGTTTGGGCGTGGGCCTGCAAGGTGTCGGTATTTCCGAGGCGGCCACGCAACATGCGGTGCGCTACGCGATGGACCGTGTGCAGGGCGGCACGCCCGAGGGCGCGGAAGCGGCCATTATGGGACACCCGGATATTCGCCGGATGCTGGGCCTGATGAAAGCGCGGACTGAAGCGGCAAGGGCTTTGGCATTTCGCGCGGCGCGGTCTCTGGATTTTGCGCATCGCGCAGAGGAAGACAAGACTCGTGCGCACCATCAGCGGCGCGTAGATCTTTTGATTCCGGTGGTGAAAGCCTGGTCAACGGAACTATCGGTGCATGTGGCATCTTTGGGCGTCCAAATCCATGGTGGCATGGGCTATATTGAGGAAACGGGCGCTGCGCAGCACCTGCGGGATGCGCGGATCACCACGATATACGAGGGCACGACCGGCATTCAGGCGCTCGACCTAGTGGGCCGCAAGATCAAACGCGACAACGGCACCGCCGCGCGCGAGCTGATCGCCGAGATGAATGCGACCGCCGAGGGGCTGAAGACGCAGAGCGGCGGGGACGCCGATTGGTCCGGACTGAGCGCGATGGTCGAAGAGGCTGCCGGAATCGTCGGCGATCTGACCGACTGGCTAGTGGCGCAAAACGGTACGGAGCCCCTGTCGGCAGCTGTCAATATCCTTGAGGCTTTTGGGATTTGCCTCGGCGCCTGGGTGATGGGCGATGCCGCAATTTCGGCGTCCAAGCGTCTTGCAGAAGGGCGCAACACGACCCATGCAAAGGCCAAGCTGAGCATGGTGCGGTTCTATGCCTCAAATGTCTTCCCCATGGCGGCGGCACTTCATGCGATTTCCAAGACTGGCAATGGCGCGACGCTTGCGCTGACGGCGGCGGATTTCGACCTCGCGATCTGAGGTCCTTCGGCGCGGGTATCTTCGCCCACGCCAACACATAGTGAAGTCTGGAGATATCATGAGCACGATCAAGACGGCCTTCGGGGTCGAGGATTTGGGATGCCGGCGCGTAGCGGTGATCGGCGCGGGAAATATGGGCGGCGGGATCGCAGCGCAGTTTGCCAATGCGGGGATTGCCGTCGATCTGCTGGATCGGGCGGGGCCGGATGGGGTGCGAGATGCGCCCGCTGAACGAGGCCTTGCGCAACAGATCGCGCGACAGGCGTTCATGGGGGAGGCGCCCGTCAGCCTGGTGCGGGTCGGCAATACCGAGGACCATCTGGAACGTGTGGCGGAGGCGGATTGGATCGTCGAAGCCATCCTTGAAGACCTCGACCTAAAACGTGCACTTTACGAACGGATCGAGCCTTTGCGCAAACCCGATGCGATTGTCTCCTCCAACACCTCGACCATTCTGCGCGGACGGCTGATCGAAGGGCGCGGTGCGGCGTTTCAGGATCATTTCTTGATCAGCCATTTCTTCAACCCGCCCCGGCGCATGGCACTATTGGAACTGATCGGATCTGAGGACCGGGTGGCGTTCGACCGCGCTGCCGAGATTGGGCGAAAGGCGCTTGGCAAAACCGTGATCGAATGCCGCGACACGCCGGGTTTCATCGCCAACCGACTGGGCTGTACCTGGCTTTCGGTGGCGGTGGTCGAGGCGTTGCGGCTTGGGCTGACGGTCGAGGAGGCAGATGCGGTGCACATGGCCTTTGGCGTGCCGCGCACGGGCGTCTTCGGCCTGCTGGATTTGGTCGGGCTTGATGTCGTCAAACCCATCTGGGGCTCGTTGATGGCGGCGCTGCCCCGGACGGACGCGATCAATGCGTTCGATCTGCCGGGGCAGGGGGTAATTACGGATCTTGTTTCTGCCGGGCGGTTCGGGCGCAAAAGCCGTGCCGGGTTTTACCGTAAGTCCGAGAGCGGTGCGTTGGAGGCGCTTGACCTGAACTCCGGCGTGTATCGTGCGCATAGCGGGTTCGCGCAGAAAGACCTGCCGGGGGCGGGGCGCGATCTCGATCTTTTGTTGAATAATGACACGGCCTCTGGGGCCTATGCGCGGGCGGTTCTGGCGCAGGTGGTGGACTATGCTTTGATCCACGCGGGTGAGATTGCGCCCTCGCTCAAGGAGACGGATCTCGGGATGGAGTTGGGCTATGCTTGGCGCGCGGGACCGGTAGCGTTGTGGCGGGAGCTGAGCCCTGAAACGCAGGCGCGTCTGCGGGCGCAGATGCCCGAAGGCGTGCCGTTCGAGGCGCTGGCGACTCCGGTCGTGCGGAGTGGCGAGGCGGACCGGCTGAGCCGGGCACAGGCCGCAGGCCAAGCACTGGCCCAAAATTCCTCTGCAGCGCTTTGGGATCTGGGCGATGATGTGATCTGCTTGGATATTCGGAGCAAAATGCACGCCCTTGCCCCCGCGGTCTTCGACATTCTCGAAGAGGGGGTGAGCCGCTTGAACGGCGCTGCGCGCGGGATGGTTGTCGGCAATCACAATCCGCGGGTGTTCTCCGCAGGTGCCGATCTGTCAAAGGTGGTGGCGTGGATCGAGGGCGGAAAATGGGCGGCGATCGAGGCCTTCATCACGCGCGGGCAAATGGTTCTCGCCGCCCTGCGGACGGCCCACACGCCCAGCGTCGCCGCGATGCACGGGCTGGCGCTTGGCGGTGGGTGCGAGTTGGCGATGCATTGCACGGGCACAGTGGCCCATGCCGAGACGCGGATCGGTCTGCCCGAACATCTTGTCGGTCTGGTGCCGGGCTGGGGCGGATGTCGGCGACTGTTGGACCGAGCCCGCGCCACAGCATCGCACGAGGCGGATTTGTCGGACCGGATCACGAGGGCCTTTCACGCGGCCACACTTGAGGCCCCCGCTGGGTCGGCGCGTGAGGCGGGGGATTTGGCTTTGTTGGATCCGTCTCAACCGGTGGTCATGCGTGACGACGATGTCTTTGCCGCAGCCCTTGCGCATCTCGACACATTGGAGCCGAGGCAGGGCGCGCAAGAGGTGGTGACATTGCGTCTGGATCGGCAGGCGGTTCTGAGCGGGTTGTTGTCGGAGCGCGAAACTGCCCGAGACGATGGGCGGATTACGCCGAACGCTTTTGCGCTTCAGTCGCGCATTGCCGAGATTTTCGCCGCAGGAGGGGCAGGGACGTCGGAGGCCGATCTGGCTGCTCTTGAGAGCGAGGTGTTCATGGCGCTGGTCGCGACGCCTGAAACGCTTGCGCGGATTGGCCACATGCTTCGGACCGGCAAACCGCTCCATTAAATGATGGCTCAAGGGTCGTTGCGACGGTTTCCGCTATCTCAGTTTCATCAGTTCTTCCCTGAATGCTTCAGTTGGTGTGCGCCATCCCAGACACTTTCTGGGCGTGCCGTTCAAGCGGGCAAAAATCGACTTCATATCTCGATTTGAGAGCGCGGCGACAGGCGCATCTCTTGGTAAGTAGCGCCGAGCACGCTTGTTCAGGTTTTCGACGGAACCCTTTTGCCACGGGGCTTGAGGATCACAGAACCATGCCTCGGTTCCGATTCCAGGTTTCAGCTTGCGCCGTTTCCAAACTCAATACCTCTATCAAAGGTGATCGATTTACGGGCTGTTTGGAGCAGGGGTTCCATCACAGTCATTAGCTTGTCCATCAGATGCGTTGTGCTGCGGTCGTTGTTACGGAACAGGACGGCGAAGCGGGTCTTCCGCTCAACGAGCGAGGCGACGTTCATCTTACCCTGAGCACGCTCGAAAATCATCAAATCGCCTTCCCATTCGCCAAAAGTCTCACGAGTATCAACGTAGTCGGGTCGTTCATGGATGGACCGATCTGGCGGGAAAACAAGGCCACGGGACCTGCGTGAATGGTGCGGTCTCCGTTTCTTGCGCCGGTTTGGTAGGTATCGGGCCAGCTCTTTGGATTGGCCGTCTGGACTGTAGACATAAGCATAAATTGTCTCGTAGCTCACACGAACTGTCTGGCCTTCAAAGTGCAATCGACCCGCGATCTGTTCGGGAGACCAACCTTCTTTGAGCGTAACCGGCCGGTAAGGACCGCAGCTTAGGCGACGGCCTTTGCCTCTTTGGATTGTGGCACCCAGTTCCACGGCAGGAGCTCGTCGAGGCGATTGATCTTGTGATCTCCGATGCGGGCAAGGATGTCTGCCAGGTAGGCTTCGGGGTCGTGGCCGCTGAGCTTCGCGCTTTCGATGATCGTCATGGCTTTCGCGAGGGTTTCACCCCCGGCATCGGCCCCGGCGAAGAGCCAATTCTTCCGACCAATCACCACGGGCTTGATCGCACGCTCGGCCGGGTTGTTGTCGATGGCCACGCGGCCGTCCTCCAGGAAGAGCGTGAAGGAGGGCCAGCGGCGGAGCGCGTAGCGGAAGGCTTTGGCCAGTGCGCTCTTGCCGGAGACCCGGCCGAGCTGGGCCTCCGACCACGCCTTGAAGTCCTCCGCCAGCGGGCGCGTGCGGGTCTGCCTAACGCGTCGCCGCTCTTCGGCGGAGCAGCCGGTGATCTCGCGTTCGATGTCGTAAAGCGCGCCGATACGGTCCAGCGCCTCCCGGGCGATCTCCGACTTGGTGCCGGTCCAGACATCGTGGAAGTCCCGGCGCAGGTGTGCCCAGCAGGCGGCCTCCCGGATGCGCACCGCGCCGGTAGCATCGGGCTCATAGAGCGCCTTGAAGCCCGTATAGGCGTCCGCCTGAAGGATGCCGCTGAACTCGGCCAAATGGCGGTGCGGATGCGCACTCTTCCGGTCCGGTGAGAAGAAGTAGTTCACCCTGAACAAGTCCCAACGCATTGATTTTGTTTTATGAAGCGGCGTTTTCAGTATTCTGGAACTGCAGGATTTGGTAGGTTTCGGGCGAGAAGCCTGCAATTTCGGATCAACGTATGAAGCCCAAATCCCGCGCCCCTGAACAGGACGACCTGTTGCGCCCACGCCTGACGGACATGATCGACATGCGCCACGAGCTGGTGAAGCTGGCCGCCCTGATCGACTGGGAGTTCTTCGAGGATGAGTGGGCGGGGTTCTTCACGTCGCACACCGGCCGCCCGGCGACGTCGCCGCGACTGGTGGCGGGGTT
Encoded proteins:
- a CDS encoding long-chain fatty acid--CoA ligase translates to MRGQMMAMPLTIHSLIDHGARYHGNTEIVSVETDGTKTKTNWKGISDRARQLGSALTKLGLFQGDRVATIAWNNARHLECYFGISCGGMVCHTINPRLFPEQLVYIINHAEDRVIFFDKTFLPIIEGIRENLTTVDTFVLMSARDEKAASKIPGLIFYEDFLATGDENADWVDVDENDASSLCYTSGTTGNPKGVLYSHRSTVLHSLGAALPDTLNISAREVMMPVVPMFHVNAWGIPYAAAMVGAKLVLPGPGLDGDSLARLIDDEGVTVALGVPTIWQGLLASLDKLGSKAETLTRTVVGGSACPPSMIAEFRDKYGTEVVHAWGMTETSPLGTANALLERHAGMTKEEQAKVRESQGRPPYGVELKIVDDEGSTLPEDGAAQGNLRIRGHWVVDSYFGAEPGTTLESDGWFETGDVASIDADGFMTIRDRSKDIIKSGGEWISTVELEGIAVAHPGIADAAAIAAKHVKWDERPVLVAVKAPGAKVSEKDVISFFSDKVAKWQIPDAVVFVDELPRNATGKVLKNKLREAYGDVLLA
- a CDS encoding outer membrane beta-barrel protein, which produces MGGMTVGETKYGPAILSLQYHFPTNSSVSPYVGAGIARILFLEEQGDALADFDLKDAWAPALQVGMRYQMSDNWFANADIRYTPFETDISGTLGGAPVRGKVSVDPTILNIGVAYRF
- a CDS encoding acetyl-CoA C-acyltransferase family protein translates to MKDIVVLDGARTAIGTFGGALANTSPIELGEIVAKEAIARSGIDGRQIENVVFGHVINTEPRDMYLSRAVAIGSGVPEEAPAMNVNRLCGSGLQAIVSAAQSLIQGDAAIALAGGSESMSRSPYIMPAIRWGQKMGDTGATDMMLGALNCPFGTGHMGVTAENVALEYAITREAQDEFALQSQERALNAINNGYFKSQIVPVEVKGKRNMVSFDTDEHPKASTLESLGNLRPAFQKDGTVTAGNASGLNDGAAAVVLATADTAARARLKPRARLLGYHIAGVRPDIMGIGPIPAVSGLLKRTGLTISDFDVIESNEAFAAQALAVSKTLGLDNNKVNPNGGAIALGHPIGASGVIIFLKALYELERTGLKRALATMCIGGGQGIAVALEAIRPST
- a CDS encoding acyl-CoA dehydrogenase — protein: MTYVAPTEEMMFVLEELCGLDEISQLPGLEEASPDIVGAILEEAGKFAGDVLGPLNAAGDQAGLGFAMGQVTTPEGWRVAYDTLVEMGWNAPTAAPDHGGMGLPEVVNAAIIEMFNGANTAFQLCPLLTQGAIEAINGYASDDLKTLYLPKLVTGEWTGTMNLTEPQAGSDLAAIRTKAVPEGDHYRISGQKIFITYGEHDLEENIIHLVLARLPDAPAGVKGISLFIVPKFIPDAEGTPGLRNDLRCVSIEHKLGIHASPTCTMSYGDEGGAIGYLVGEPNKGLQYMFTMMNNARLGVGLQGVGISEAATQHAVRYAMDRVQGGTPEGAEAAIMGHPDIRRMLGLMKARTEAARALAFRAARSLDFAHRAEEDKTRAHHQRRVDLLIPVVKAWSTELSVHVASLGVQIHGGMGYIEETGAAQHLRDARITTIYEGTTGIQALDLVGRKIKRDNGTAARELIAEMNATAEGLKTQSGGDADWSGLSAMVEEAAGIVGDLTDWLVAQNGTEPLSAAVNILEAFGICLGAWVMGDAAISASKRLAEGRNTTHAKAKLSMVRFYASNVFPMAAALHAISKTGNGATLALTAADFDLAI
- a CDS encoding 3-hydroxyacyl-CoA dehydrogenase/enoyl-CoA hydratase family protein codes for the protein MSTIKTAFGVEDLGCRRVAVIGAGNMGGGIAAQFANAGIAVDLLDRAGPDGVRDAPAERGLAQQIARQAFMGEAPVSLVRVGNTEDHLERVAEADWIVEAILEDLDLKRALYERIEPLRKPDAIVSSNTSTILRGRLIEGRGAAFQDHFLISHFFNPPRRMALLELIGSEDRVAFDRAAEIGRKALGKTVIECRDTPGFIANRLGCTWLSVAVVEALRLGLTVEEADAVHMAFGVPRTGVFGLLDLVGLDVVKPIWGSLMAALPRTDAINAFDLPGQGVITDLVSAGRFGRKSRAGFYRKSESGALEALDLNSGVYRAHSGFAQKDLPGAGRDLDLLLNNDTASGAYARAVLAQVVDYALIHAGEIAPSLKETDLGMELGYAWRAGPVALWRELSPETQARLRAQMPEGVPFEALATPVVRSGEADRLSRAQAAGQALAQNSSAALWDLGDDVICLDIRSKMHALAPAVFDILEEGVSRLNGAARGMVVGNHNPRVFSAGADLSKVVAWIEGGKWAAIEAFITRGQMVLAALRTAHTPSVAAMHGLALGGGCELAMHCTGTVAHAETRIGLPEHLVGLVPGWGGCRRLLDRARATASHEADLSDRITRAFHAATLEAPAGSAREAGDLALLDPSQPVVMRDDDVFAAALAHLDTLEPRQGAQEVVTLRLDRQAVLSGLLSERETARDDGRITPNAFALQSRIAEIFAAGGAGTSEADLAALESEVFMALVATPETLARIGHMLRTGKPLH
- a CDS encoding IS30 family transposase, with translation MELGATIQRGKGRRLSCGPYRPVTLKEGWSPEQIAGRLHFEGQTVRVSYETIYAYVYSPDGQSKELARYLPNRRKKRRPHHSRRSRGLVFPPDRSIHERPDYVDTRETFGEWEGDLMIFERAQGKMNVASLVERKTRFAVLFRNNDRSTTHLMDKLMTVMEPLLQTARKSITFDRGIEFGNGAS